ATTGAGCCCGGAAGAAAAACTGCTCCGTGCGATCTTCGGCGAGAAATCAGGCGATGTTCGCGATGCTTCACTCAAGGTTCCGCCGGGAGTGGAAGGCAAGGTTATCGAGGTGAAGGTCTTTTCGCGTCGTGAACGGGACGATAAAATACGTGCGCGCGACATTGATCAAATTAAAAAAATTGAAAAAGACCGTATGCGCAAAGTTGCGCACGTTGATAAACGGTGTAATGAAGATATTGCCGAGACGGAACAGAAGCTTGCGGAAATCCTGGCGGAGATTAAGAAAGGCGGCAAAGGCGATGCCGCCCGCGCCAAAGAGGATGCCGCCAAGCGCATCAAACGCCTGACGCAGATTTCTGAAGAAGTCAAAGATGAGATCAATGTGGATCATGAAAAACAGATTATGAAAATCCGTAAGGGTGATGAATTGCCGCCGGGTGTGATTAAGCTGGTCAAAGTCAATGTGGCGAAAAAACGCAAACTCTCTGTTGGAGATAAAATGGCCGGACGCCATGGGAATAAGGGAGTTGTTTCCAAAGTGGTTCCGGTTGAGGATATGCCGTATTTGGCGGATGGTACCCCGGTGGATATTATTCTTAATCCGCTCGGTGTTCCGTCACGTATGAACTTGGGTCAGATTTTGGAAACCCATCTGGGCTGGGCGGCCCAGAAATTGAACAAGTATATGGCAACACCGGTTTTCGATGGCGCCACACTGGAACAGATTAAAGAAAAACTTAAAGAAGCGGATTTGCCCGAATCCGGCACTGCGGTCTTGTATGACGGTCGTACCGGGGAACGCTTTGACCAGGATGTTACCGTCGGCTTTATCTATATGCTGAAGCTGGCCCATCTGGTGGATGACAAAATTCATGCCCGTTCGATTGGTCCCTACTCTTTGATTACGCAACAGCCCTTGGGTGGTAAGGCCCAGTTCGGTGGTCAGCGGTTTGGAGAGATGGAAGTCTGGGCTTTGGAAGCGTACGGTGCGGCGGAAGTGTTGCAGGAGTTGCTAACCGTTAAATCCGATGATACGGCCGGACGTACGAAAATTTATGAAGCAATTGTAAAAGGTAAAAATGCACCTGAGTCATGTGTGCCGGAATCATTTAATGTACTGGTCAAGGAGCTGCAAAGTCTGGGACTGAATATTGAACTGCTTCGCGGGTACAAGCAAGAAGAAGAGCAAGGTGACGAGAAAAAAGAAGAAAAGGCTACCAAATCCAAGAAGCGCAAGGTCGCCAAGGAGGATGCATGAGAGTAGAAGGCGGATTTGGAGAAAAAATGACAGTGCTCCAACGGGAGCGCGAAAAAGAGCGTGAATATCATGAATCACGTGCTGCCGGGATGTTTGATGCGATCCGTATTTCGCTGGCATCGCCGAAAGTCATCCGCGACTGGTCGCGGGGTGAGGTGAAAAAACCGGAGACAATCAATTACCGTACTTTTAAACCGGAGCGGGATGGGTTGTTTTGCGAGAGAATTTTTGGTCCGGTAAAAGACTGGGAATGCGCCTGCGGCAAGTACAAGCGCATCCGCTACAAGGGTGTTGTCTGTGATCGTTGCGGTGTTGAGGTTACGCAAAGCAAGGTCCGGCGCGAGCGTCTGGGGCATATTGAACTGGTTGCGCCGGTAACGCATATTTGGTATTTTAAAGGGGTGCCTTCCCGGATTGCTTATCTGCTCAATATTGGCGCCCGTGCACTTGAGAAGGTTATTTATTATGAGAGTTATATTGTAACCGATCCCGGCGATACGCCTTTGGCCAAACGCCAGATGCTAAGTGATGAAGATTATCGCGGGTTTAGAGAACAATATGGAAATGCTTTTAAAGCCAAAATGGGCGCGGAAGCGATCCGCGATCTTTTGCGTGAAATTGACCTGGTGGAAATGTCCGAGAAATTTCACAAGGATATGGAAACCAGTTCTTTGCAAAAGAAGAAAGAAATCGTCAAGCGCCTCAAAGTTGTGGAAGCCTTTCGTAAATCGGGGAACAAACCGGAATGGATGGTTTTGGAAGTTGTTCCGGTGATTCCGCCGGAGTTGCGTCCTTTGGTGCCGTTGGATGGCGGGCGTTTTGCGACATCCGATTTGAATGATCTTTATCGCCGCGTTATTAATCGCAACAACCGGCTTAAGAAACTTATGGATCTTAAAGCGCCGGATGTCATTATTCGTAATGAAAAACGTATGCTGCAAGAAGCGGTGGATGCTTTGTTTGATAATGGCCGCCGCGGTCATGCAGTCAAAGGGCCGGGTAACCGTCCGTTGAAATCCCTGTCCGATATGCTTAAGGGAAAACAGGGACGCTTCCGCCAGAATTTGCTGGGCAAGCGCGTTGATTATTCCGGTCGTTCGGTTATTGTGGTCGGGCCCGAGCTCAAGCTCTGGCAGTGCGGTCTTCCCAAGAAAATGGCGCTGGAATTGTTCAAACCTTTTATTATTAAAAAGCTGGAAGAACGCGGATATGTTCACACCATTAAAAGCGCCAAGAAAATGGTGGAAAGGGTCAAACCGGAAGTTTGGGATATTTTGGAAGAGGTTTTGAAGGATCACCCTGTGATGCTTAACCGTGCACCCACACTGCATCGCCAGGGTATTCAGGCTTTTCTGCCGGTTTTGGTGGAAGGCAAAGCCCTGCGTATTCATCCTCTGGTGTGTGCCGCGTTTAACGCTGATTTTGACGGTGACCAAATGGCGGTTCACGTACCACTTTCGACGGAAGCCCAATTGGAAGCCAGGGTTTTGATGCTTTCAACCAATAATATTCTTTCAACCTCCAGCGGACGTCCGATTATTTCACCTTCGCAGGATATTGTTTTGGGTTGCTATTATCTAACCAAGGAACGTCCCGGTATTCAGGGTGAGGGAACGATTTTTTCCAGTCCCGAAGAGGTCATGGTTGCGTTGGATGCCAAAGCCATTCCCATTCATGCCAAAATTAAGGTTCGGGTAAATGGCGAGCTGTTGGAAATAACCGCAGGCCGGGTTTACTTCAATGAAAATGTGGTTCCGGAAAAAATTCGTTATGTCAATAAAGCACTTACCAAAAAAGAGCTGACCAATTTGGTGGCCCATAGCTATAAGGAGTTGGGGACCTACGAAACAGTCATTATGCTGGATAAAATGAAGGAAATTGGTTTCGAAGCAGCCACCCGTGCCGGTATCACGGTGAGTATGGATGATATTCTTATCCCGGGAGACAAGCCTGAATTGATTGCCCAGGCGAAAAAAGAAGTGGCCGCCATTGAACGTCAGTATCAGCAGGGTGTCATCACAGACGGTGAACGGTACAACAAAGTCATCGATATCTGGACACATACCACAGATAATATTGCCGAGGTCATGATGGGCGGCCTGTTGGAAGACCGGACTGGTTTTAATCCTATTTATATGATGGCGGATTCCGGTGCGCGTGGTTCGAAGATGCAGATTCGTCAACTGGCCGGTATGCGTGGTTTGATGGCCAAGCCGCAGCAGAAAATTACCGGTGCTGCCGGTGAAATTATTGAATCACCGATTATCGCTAATTTTCGCGAGGGATTGAATGTGCTGGAGTATTTTATCTCCACCCATGGTGCCCGGAAAGGTTTGGCGGATACCGCGCTTAAAACAGCGGATGCCGGTTACCTGACCCGCCGGTTGGTGGATGTGGCGCAGGATGTTATTGTTTCGGAGCATGATTGCGGCACCCTCAATGGTATTTCCATTGGTGCGATTCGTGAAGGGTCGGAAGTCATCGAGCCGCTCAAGGAAAGAATTCTGGGTCGTGTGGCATTGGACAATGTTGTTGATCTGCTCTCGGATGAGGTCTTGGTCCGGTCGGGTCAGGAAATTACCGAAGAGATTGCCGAGAAAATTGAGAATGCAGTTGTTGAAAGAATTCGTATCCGTTCCGTGTTGACTTGCGAAAGCCGCCGCGGTGTTTGCGAAAAATGTTACGGACGAAATCTGTCAACCGGTAAAACCGTCGAGGTCGGTGAGGCAGTGGGGATTATTGCCGCCCAGTCCATCGGTGAACCCGGTACACAGTTGACACTGAGAACGTTTCATATCGGCGGTACGGCCAGTCGTGTTTTGGAAATTTCAAAGATCGAAGCCAAGAATGACGGCGTTGTTCGGTTGCACAATGCCCGTACAATCAAAGATTTCGAAAAAAATAATCTCGTCCTGAACCGCAATGCTGAATTGGGTGTGTATGATGAGCGTGGTTCGGAACGGGAATTGTATCCTTTGCCCTACGGTACGGTGTTGAAGGTTTCCGAGGGGGACCCGGTTAAAAAGGGTGATGTAATTGCTTTGTGGGATCTTTATAATGTTCCGATTTTTACCGAGTACTCCGGTAAAGTTGAGTTTGAGGATGTTGTGGAAGGCAAAACCATGAAGGAACAGACCGATGAAGCCACGGGTTTGATCGGTCGTGTGATCGTTGACCACAAGGAAGAAGATATGCATCCTCAGATTGTGATTCGGGATGATAAAAATAAAGCGATCGGGTCTTATGCCATTCCGACGGGGGCTTATTTTACTGTAGAAAACGGTGATACCATTACGTCCGGTACGATTTTGGCAAAGATTCCCCGAGAAATATCAAAAACCCGTGATATTACGGGTGGTTTGCCGCGTGTGGCGGAGTTGTTTGAGGCACGCAAGCCTAAAGGCGCTGCAGTGATTAGCGAGATTGACGGTACGGTGAGCTTTGGTGTCGGAACAGTACGCGGTATGCGTCGTTGCCTGGTCAAACATGAAACCGGTATTGAGAAGGAATATTTGATTCCGGTGGGTAAGCATCTTAATGTTCGTGACAGTGATCGTGTGCATGCGGGTGAAGCCTTGACCGATGGTCCGATCAATCCGCATGATATTCTGGAAATCAAAGGTGAGAATGAAGTCCAGGAATATCTGGTCAATAAGGTTCAGGAAGTTTACCGCTTGCAGGGTGTTACCATCAATGACAAGCACATTGAGGTTATTGTCCGGCAGTTGCTTCGCAAGGTTGTGGTGGAAGATGCCGGTGATACCAAATTCCTGGTGGGGACACAGGTTTACCGCTTTACCTTCCGGGATGAAAACGAACGGGTATCCAAAGAAGGCGGACGGCCGGCAACAGCGCGTCCGATTCTGCTGGGTATTACCAAAGCCAGCCTGGGTACGGAAAGTTTTATTTCCGCAGCCAGCTTTCAGGAAACCACGCGTGTTTTGACCGAAGCGGCGATTGCCGGCAAGGTGGATCAACTGAGCGGGCTCAAGGAAAACGTGATCATGGGTCATCTTATTTCTGCGGGTACGGGCATGCCGCATTTGCAGAAATTGCGTGCTGAGTTGGAAGGCAAAGATAAAGAAGAGGAAGAAAAAGTGTCTGAAGAAGTTGAAGTCAGCGCGAATTAATTTTCTGGTTAAATGTATGGGGGCGAACCGAAAGGTTCGCCCCCATTTTATTTGTATGACCATCAGCAAAAATGGAATGCCGACGTCATGCTCCGGAATCAAGGAAAGAGAGTAGTGTTATGTCGATTATCGAGTGGGATCCCAAAATGTCTGTTGGTGTACGGGAAATTGATGACCAACACAAACAAATTATCAAGCTGATCAACAACCTGGATAGTGCTTTTCAGTCGGGAAAAGGCCGGCAGGAAGTCAAAAAAGTGATGGGGTTTTTAGATAAATACATCATTGATCATTTTGCATACGAGGAAATATTTATGGAAAAATATAACTACCCGGAATATGCTGAAGTTAAGCAAGAA
This sequence is a window from bacterium. Protein-coding genes within it:
- the rpoC gene encoding DNA-directed RNA polymerase subunit beta', yielding MFDAIRISLASPKVIRDWSRGEVKKPETINYRTFKPERDGLFCERIFGPVKDWECACGKYKRIRYKGVVCDRCGVEVTQSKVRRERLGHIELVAPVTHIWYFKGVPSRIAYLLNIGARALEKVIYYESYIVTDPGDTPLAKRQMLSDEDYRGFREQYGNAFKAKMGAEAIRDLLREIDLVEMSEKFHKDMETSSLQKKKEIVKRLKVVEAFRKSGNKPEWMVLEVVPVIPPELRPLVPLDGGRFATSDLNDLYRRVINRNNRLKKLMDLKAPDVIIRNEKRMLQEAVDALFDNGRRGHAVKGPGNRPLKSLSDMLKGKQGRFRQNLLGKRVDYSGRSVIVVGPELKLWQCGLPKKMALELFKPFIIKKLEERGYVHTIKSAKKMVERVKPEVWDILEEVLKDHPVMLNRAPTLHRQGIQAFLPVLVEGKALRIHPLVCAAFNADFDGDQMAVHVPLSTEAQLEARVLMLSTNNILSTSSGRPIISPSQDIVLGCYYLTKERPGIQGEGTIFSSPEEVMVALDAKAIPIHAKIKVRVNGELLEITAGRVYFNENVVPEKIRYVNKALTKKELTNLVAHSYKELGTYETVIMLDKMKEIGFEAATRAGITVSMDDILIPGDKPELIAQAKKEVAAIERQYQQGVITDGERYNKVIDIWTHTTDNIAEVMMGGLLEDRTGFNPIYMMADSGARGSKMQIRQLAGMRGLMAKPQQKITGAAGEIIESPIIANFREGLNVLEYFISTHGARKGLADTALKTADAGYLTRRLVDVAQDVIVSEHDCGTLNGISIGAIREGSEVIEPLKERILGRVALDNVVDLLSDEVLVRSGQEITEEIAEKIENAVVERIRIRSVLTCESRRGVCEKCYGRNLSTGKTVEVGEAVGIIAAQSIGEPGTQLTLRTFHIGGTASRVLEISKIEAKNDGVVRLHNARTIKDFEKNNLVLNRNAELGVYDERGSERELYPLPYGTVLKVSEGDPVKKGDVIALWDLYNVPIFTEYSGKVEFEDVVEGKTMKEQTDEATGLIGRVIVDHKEEDMHPQIVIRDDKNKAIGSYAIPTGAYFTVENGDTITSGTILAKIPREISKTRDITGGLPRVAELFEARKPKGAAVISEIDGTVSFGVGTVRGMRRCLVKHETGIEKEYLIPVGKHLNVRDSDRVHAGEALTDGPINPHDILEIKGENEVQEYLVNKVQEVYRLQGVTINDKHIEVIVRQLLRKVVVEDAGDTKFLVGTQVYRFTFRDENERVSKEGGRPATARPILLGITKASLGTESFISAASFQETTRVLTEAAIAGKVDQLSGLKENVIMGHLISAGTGMPHLQKLRAELEGKDKEEEEKVSEEVEVSAN
- a CDS encoding bacteriohemerythrin — its product is MSIIEWDPKMSVGVREIDDQHKQIIKLINNLDSAFQSGKGRQEVKKVMGFLDKYIIDHFAYEEIFMEKYNYPEYAEVKQEHDGFIREFTESKNEYGNTKDTHNFINKLREILVPWLTNHIAQTDMKMAQYLKPYIEN